TTCGTCGAAGCCAACGTTCAGGGTATCATCACGCTTTATTGGGATAACGCGCCCAAGACCTGTGAAGCCCTGTGGAACGCGCTGGAAACGCCGATCCAGTGGGATGCGACCCACGCCATCTTCTCGGGTCCCGAAATCATGATGGGCCTGCCTGAGACCCACCGCAATTTCGATCCAACCGCCCTGCCACCGGAAAACCAGACAGTGCTGCCCGAGCCGGGCGAACTGCTGTGGTTCTATCAGCCCAAGAACTTCTTCAAGATTGATCCCAGCGAGTTCTGGGAAATCGGCATGTTCTATGGCGTCGGCGGCCGCACCTTTGGCCCCACGGGTTGGATTCCCTGCACCTATTTCGGCAAGATGACCGAAAATCTGGATGCCGTGGCGGAGCAGTGCCGCCTGATCCGTATCGAGGGCGCCAAGACCGTTGAGCTGGGCCGCCTGTAGAGACACTGGCCCAAATTGACCACGTGACGGCTGTTGCGTCACCGGTTGCGTCTTCGGGCCACAATGCCACGACCTCGTCCCTCGACAGACTCGGGATGAGGTCCACTCCAGCGCCGGACACACGCAGTACTGGCGCTGTCGCAATCAATTCAGCAAGGGAGACGACCAATGAAAGCTATTCTCGGTACAACCGTTCTGAGCCTTTCGGCTCTGCTCAGCACCACCGCCTTCGCGCAGGACACCACCTTCACGATCAACTCGTTCGGTGGGGCCTATGAGACGGCCCATCGCGCCTGCATCATCACCCCGTTCGAAGAAGAGACTGGTGTGAGCGTCAATGTGGTCACCGCTTACTCGGCAGATGCCTTTGCCCAGTTGCGCGCCCAGAAGGATGCGCCGCAGTTTGACGTGATCCATTTCTCTGGTGGCCAGGAAATCGTCGGCGCAGCTGAGGGGCTGCTGGCACCAATCGATGCGGCAAGCCTGACCAATGCAGCAGACGTGTATGACTTCGCAAAGGCCAATCTGGCCAAGGGTGAAGGTCCGGCCTATTCGATTGCGGCGATCGGCCTGATCTACAACACCGACGCTGTCTCGCCAGCGCCGACCCAGTGGGCCGATCTGCTCAACCCCGAATACAGCGAACATCTGGTTCTCACCGACATCTCCAATGGCTATG
The DNA window shown above is from Devosia litorisediminis and carries:
- a CDS encoding DUF3830 family protein, with amino-acid sequence MTDKKFYLKFVEANVQGIITLYWDNAPKTCEALWNALETPIQWDATHAIFSGPEIMMGLPETHRNFDPTALPPENQTVLPEPGELLWFYQPKNFFKIDPSEFWEIGMFYGVGGRTFGPTGWIPCTYFGKMTENLDAVAEQCRLIRIEGAKTVELGRL